A region of Geobacillus sp. 46C-IIa DNA encodes the following proteins:
- a CDS encoding GNAT family N-acetyltransferase: MFIRYVEKDMWLKLLTMEDAKPLFALVDSCRAHLRQWLPWVDSTKTVEDSKVFIFQGLQRFASSNGFEAGVFYQGQLAGVIGVHYIDRANRKASIGYWLGESFQGNGLMTKACKACIDDLFAEQEVNRVEIRCAVGNQRSRAIPERLGFVMEGTIRDAEWLYDHFVDHVVYGMLAREWK, encoded by the coding sequence ATGTTTATCCGTTACGTGGAGAAAGACATGTGGTTAAAGTTGTTGACGATGGAAGATGCGAAGCCGCTTTTTGCATTGGTTGATTCGTGCCGCGCGCACCTGCGTCAATGGCTTCCGTGGGTCGATTCCACAAAGACGGTGGAGGATTCGAAAGTGTTTATTTTTCAGGGACTGCAAAGATTTGCGTCTAGCAATGGATTTGAGGCAGGGGTTTTTTATCAAGGGCAATTGGCAGGAGTAATTGGAGTCCATTATATCGACCGGGCCAACAGAAAGGCGAGCATTGGCTATTGGCTCGGTGAATCGTTCCAAGGAAACGGATTGATGACGAAAGCATGCAAAGCTTGTATTGACGATTTGTTCGCTGAGCAGGAAGTGAATCGAGTTGAAATCCGCTGCGCGGTAGGAAATCAGCGGAGCAGGGCAATCCCGGAACGACTAGGTTTTGTAATGGAAGGAACGATTCGTGATGCAGAGTGGCTTTACGACCACTTTGTCGATCATGTTGTGTACGGAATGTTGGCGAGAGAGTGGAAGTGA
- a CDS encoding MoxR family ATPase: MNEPLLSTLEQVVRNVEQVIVGKRQVIVLSLTALLAKGHVLLEDVPGVGKTMLVRALAKSFQAELKRIQFTPDLLPSDVIGVSVYNPKERQFEYKPGPIVAHIVLADEINRTSPKTQSALLEAMEEGSVTVDGVTRALPQPFFVMATQNPIEYEGTYPLPEAQLDRFLLKLQMGYPSVDEEIEMLNRLEKTEPLAEIGPVMTLDELLVLQRKVADVHVSDTVKEYIVRLVQQSRAHEAVYLGVSPRGSAALMKAAQAYALIHGRDFVIPDDVQQLATHVLAHRLLVRPEAKWDKLDEATIVAQLIARTPVPVQGRR, translated from the coding sequence ATGAACGAACCGTTGCTTTCCACACTCGAACAAGTTGTGCGCAATGTAGAACAAGTCATTGTTGGAAAACGCCAAGTGATTGTGCTCAGTTTAACTGCGCTGTTGGCGAAAGGGCACGTATTGCTTGAAGACGTGCCGGGCGTCGGCAAGACGATGCTCGTGCGCGCGCTGGCGAAATCGTTTCAAGCTGAGTTGAAACGGATTCAATTTACGCCGGATTTGTTGCCGAGCGATGTGATTGGCGTTTCTGTCTATAACCCGAAAGAGCGGCAGTTTGAGTATAAACCTGGACCGATTGTCGCCCATATCGTACTCGCTGACGAAATCAACCGGACGTCGCCGAAAACGCAGTCGGCGCTTCTTGAGGCGATGGAAGAAGGGAGCGTGACGGTCGATGGCGTCACCCGGGCGCTGCCGCAGCCGTTTTTTGTCATGGCGACACAAAACCCGATTGAATATGAAGGAACGTATCCGCTTCCTGAGGCGCAGCTGGATCGGTTTTTGCTGAAGTTGCAGATGGGCTATCCATCGGTTGATGAGGAGATCGAGATGTTAAACCGGTTGGAAAAAACGGAGCCGCTTGCGGAGATCGGTCCGGTGATGACGCTTGATGAATTGCTTGTGCTGCAGCGGAAGGTAGCGGATGTGCATGTGAGCGATACCGTGAAAGAATACATCGTTAGGCTCGTCCAACAAAGCCGTGCGCATGAAGCTGTCTATTTAGGCGTCAGCCCGCGCGGGTCGGCCGCCTTGATGAAAGCGGCGCAGGCATACGCGCTCATCCACGGCCGCGATTTTGTCATCCCTGATGATGTGCAGCAGCTCGCCACCCATGTGCTCGCCCACCGTCTGCTCGTTCGGCCGGAAGCGAAATGGGACAAGCTTGATGAAGCAACGATTGTTGCGCAACTGATCGCCCGCACGCCGGTGCCGGTGCAAGGACGGCGATGA
- the purK gene encoding 5-(carboxyamino)imidazole ribonucleotide synthase, with product MINLTKRRIVPGQTIGIIGGGQLGRMMAIAAREMGFRIAVLDPTPDSPCGQVADVEITAPYHDLDAIAELARVSDVITYEFENIDARALEWLVENAYAPQGSRLLAVTQDRALEKAAIVEAGLPVAPYAEVNERDELEEAVRGIGFPCVLKTRRGGYDGKGQYVLRGEGDVAKAAELLHLGPCILEGWVPFVKEISVIVTRNGDGETAVFPVAENIHVENILHQTIAPARIPQHIEQRAVRYAKTLAASFSLVGTLAVEMFLTGDGDIYINELAPRPHNSGHYTINACATSQFAQHIRAVCNWPLGSTELLKPAVMVNILGEHVEPVVRQIDAFAGAVYVHLYGKHEAKPKRKIGHVTVLADDVDEALARVESWQIWQDRRLERV from the coding sequence GTGATCAACTTGACTAAGCGGCGGATTGTTCCAGGACAGACGATCGGTATTATCGGCGGAGGGCAACTTGGCCGGATGATGGCCATCGCGGCGCGTGAGATGGGGTTTCGCATTGCGGTTCTTGATCCAACGCCCGACTCTCCGTGCGGGCAAGTGGCTGATGTGGAAATCACCGCGCCGTACCATGATTTGGATGCGATAGCTGAACTGGCGCGCGTCAGTGATGTCATCACGTACGAGTTTGAAAACATCGATGCGCGGGCGCTTGAGTGGCTGGTGGAAAACGCCTATGCCCCACAAGGAAGCCGGTTGCTTGCGGTGACGCAAGATCGGGCGCTTGAGAAAGCGGCGATTGTGGAGGCCGGCTTGCCGGTGGCGCCGTATGCGGAAGTGAATGAACGGGATGAGTTGGAAGAGGCCGTTCGGGGGATCGGGTTTCCGTGTGTCTTAAAAACACGGCGCGGCGGTTATGACGGAAAAGGGCAATATGTGCTCCGGGGAGAAGGGGATGTCGCCAAAGCGGCAGAGCTGCTTCACCTTGGTCCGTGTATTTTGGAAGGCTGGGTGCCGTTTGTGAAGGAGATATCGGTCATTGTCACCCGCAATGGCGATGGCGAGACGGCTGTTTTTCCGGTGGCGGAAAACATTCATGTCGAGAACATTTTGCATCAAACGATCGCTCCAGCACGGATCCCGCAACACATCGAGCAGCGGGCCGTCCGCTACGCAAAGACGCTGGCGGCATCGTTTTCGCTCGTCGGGACGTTGGCGGTGGAAATGTTTTTGACAGGAGACGGGGATATTTATATTAATGAGTTGGCCCCTAGACCGCACAACTCGGGTCATTATACAATCAATGCATGTGCCACGTCCCAATTCGCTCAGCACATCCGCGCCGTCTGCAACTGGCCGCTCGGGTCGACGGAATTGTTAAAACCGGCCGTGATGGTCAATATTTTAGGCGAGCACGTGGAGCCAGTCGTTCGGCAAATTGATGCGTTTGCCGGTGCGGTGTATGTCCATCTGTACGGCAAGCATGAAGCGAAGCCGAAGCGGAAAATAGGTCATGTGACCGTACTGGCGGATGATGTGGACGAGGCGCTGGCGCGAGTGGAGTCGTGGCAAATTTGGCAAGATCGGAGGCTGGAACGAGTATGA
- a CDS encoding DUF58 domain-containing protein codes for MKMKRNGRHWFAFAGLLLLAAVLFSYAMFQGGFVSWFLFYSFLPLGLYALLIVIYPLRGVAVSRTVPVRRYHADEPIPVAARIDLPWPIPLATLAVIEEERKRVGAIVAWPFRRLTCTWPLRLPRGRHQLETVILEVGDPFGWVNKMASFPAPCTVIVYPRYIEWPFEAVHEWFAHGKAARPISLHRDMAVAAGTREYVPGDKMSWVHWKASARRQELMTKEFDEQRNDGWIVVLDGASSPAFEELVTLAASVSKALLDQGLPAGLLFAGKKRSFLAPRRHDEQWQSILLLLAEVNGEGKDPLVRTLAEETNWRAAAGCVILTSTLSIPLLQQLRALASKRHVVLYIVSREWSHEQQSWADGLRRNGVYVSRIDPQMLQPVQQGGGNR; via the coding sequence ATGAAGATGAAACGGAATGGGCGCCATTGGTTCGCTTTTGCCGGCTTGTTGCTCTTAGCGGCTGTCCTGTTTTCATACGCCATGTTTCAAGGCGGATTTGTCAGTTGGTTTTTGTTTTACAGTTTTTTGCCGCTCGGTTTATATGCGCTCTTGATCGTGATATACCCGCTTCGGGGCGTCGCGGTGAGCCGAACGGTGCCGGTTAGGCGCTATCATGCAGATGAGCCGATTCCCGTTGCCGCTCGCATCGATTTGCCGTGGCCGATTCCGCTAGCGACGCTCGCTGTTATCGAGGAAGAACGGAAGCGCGTGGGCGCGATAGTCGCTTGGCCGTTCCGCCGCCTAACTTGCACATGGCCGCTTCGGTTGCCGCGCGGCCGTCATCAATTGGAAACGGTCATCCTTGAGGTGGGGGATCCATTCGGATGGGTAAACAAAATGGCCTCCTTCCCCGCTCCGTGCACGGTGATCGTCTATCCGCGCTATATCGAATGGCCGTTCGAAGCGGTGCATGAATGGTTTGCTCACGGAAAAGCAGCGCGCCCGATTTCGCTTCACCGCGACATGGCGGTGGCGGCCGGCACCCGCGAGTATGTGCCCGGCGATAAAATGTCGTGGGTGCATTGGAAAGCGTCGGCGCGCAGGCAGGAGCTCATGACAAAAGAGTTTGACGAACAGCGCAATGACGGGTGGATCGTTGTGCTTGACGGCGCCTCATCCCCAGCGTTTGAGGAACTTGTCACGTTGGCCGCTTCTGTATCGAAAGCACTCCTTGATCAAGGGTTACCGGCAGGGCTGCTCTTTGCCGGCAAAAAGCGTTCGTTCTTAGCACCGCGCCGCCATGATGAACAGTGGCAGTCCATTCTTCTCCTGTTGGCGGAAGTAAACGGCGAGGGCAAAGATCCGCTTGTTCGCACGTTGGCGGAAGAAACGAACTGGCGGGCGGCTGCCGGATGCGTTATTTTAACTTCTACGTTATCGATTCCGCTTTTGCAGCAACTGCGCGCACTCGCTTCCAAACGCCATGTTGTGCTGTATATCGTCAGCCGTGAGTGGAGTCATGAGCAGCAGAGCTGGGCCGACGGGCTCCGCCGCAACGGGGTGTATGTATCGCGCATTGACCCACAGATGTTGCAGCCCGTTCAGCAAGGAGGGGGAAACAGATGA
- a CDS encoding transglutaminaseTgpA domain-containing protein: MKQKAENMVSAALPNVLAAWLLTEWLWPLDTVTDTAYIGTFAIFVVICFLFYALRVPVWLSVLGKIGFIWWALSEWFDDQSIPNIVRAFWDSGAAWLVGDRPSSMPDAAVRTLAFFVLLWAVSFVWHWLVVRRNRWFVPYALTVGYVAVLDTFFPYSGNKAVVRLVALGFFAFAWLHGERLRAKGSAFHIGKWRAAALSIPVIAVAAGYIGPKLPPQWPDPVAFIHSYASDSGEELDTEGVASVKKIGYGQNDSRLGGPFIADDTVVFMAKDGGRHYWRVETKDVYTGKGWEVFQSEQVQSFKNGMSIEHEWWSDKVNTTEQTAEIIRQEQAFHLVYPLGLQQVHTSDRIVYRMHMATEKIYTTDVNANALPVRRYKITYMEPDFPIEALRAAPPVQDAAFLKRYTQLPDTLPRRVRDLARQITEGKETVYDQVKAIEQYFHMNGYAYETADVAVPGANQDYVDQFLFETKQGYCDNFSTSMVVLVRSLGIPARWVKGYTSGRWVGEQNGSELYEVRNNDAHSWVEVYFEGVGWVPFEPTQGFVNPYAFSLPASNEEQQAPSLQPEQQETPRVPIEQLIESSSPEQDRHWWEKLADIWSWKTALIVFAMLAASGGTIYATRRKWWPRLTLLRFRRRHVDGPEWLVPAYLALLRQLHDYGLRRKEDETLRQYAIQVDRLFETDEMERLTKWYEQAVYAANSGRIDIREVRQLWENLIKRTIS; the protein is encoded by the coding sequence ATGAAACAGAAGGCGGAGAACATGGTATCCGCCGCGTTGCCGAACGTTTTGGCCGCTTGGCTGCTTACGGAATGGCTTTGGCCGCTTGACACAGTGACGGACACAGCGTATATCGGGACATTCGCGATATTTGTGGTCATTTGTTTTCTCTTTTATGCGCTGCGTGTTCCCGTCTGGCTTTCTGTCCTCGGCAAAATCGGCTTTATATGGTGGGCGCTCTCTGAATGGTTTGACGATCAGTCGATTCCGAACATCGTGCGCGCCTTTTGGGATAGCGGCGCCGCTTGGCTTGTCGGTGACAGGCCATCATCAATGCCGGACGCTGCAGTGCGCACCCTTGCTTTCTTTGTGCTTCTATGGGCGGTTTCATTTGTTTGGCACTGGCTTGTCGTGCGGCGAAACCGGTGGTTTGTTCCTTATGCGCTCACGGTTGGCTATGTTGCCGTGTTGGATACGTTTTTTCCTTACAGCGGAAACAAAGCGGTTGTTCGCCTGGTGGCGCTCGGTTTTTTCGCCTTCGCTTGGCTGCATGGAGAGCGGCTGCGGGCAAAAGGCAGCGCTTTTCATATTGGAAAATGGCGGGCGGCGGCTCTATCTATTCCCGTCATTGCCGTCGCCGCCGGATATATCGGGCCGAAACTGCCGCCGCAATGGCCGGATCCGGTCGCGTTTATTCATAGCTACGCCTCTGATTCCGGAGAGGAGCTTGATACGGAAGGAGTGGCTAGCGTCAAGAAAATCGGCTACGGACAAAATGACTCGCGCCTCGGCGGACCGTTTATCGCCGATGATACGGTGGTGTTCATGGCCAAAGACGGAGGCCGCCATTATTGGCGGGTGGAAACGAAAGATGTTTACACCGGAAAAGGGTGGGAAGTGTTCCAAAGCGAACAAGTGCAATCATTTAAAAACGGAATGTCAATAGAGCATGAATGGTGGAGCGACAAAGTGAACACAACGGAACAGACAGCGGAAATCATCCGCCAAGAGCAGGCGTTCCATCTCGTGTATCCGCTTGGCTTGCAACAGGTGCACACGTCCGACCGCATTGTTTACCGCATGCATATGGCGACAGAAAAAATTTATACGACCGATGTGAATGCGAATGCGCTTCCTGTTCGCCGGTATAAGATCACGTATATGGAGCCGGACTTTCCAATTGAGGCATTGCGGGCCGCGCCCCCAGTCCAAGACGCTGCCTTTCTGAAGCGCTATACGCAGCTGCCGGATACGCTTCCGCGGCGGGTGCGCGATTTGGCGAGGCAAATCACCGAAGGAAAAGAGACGGTATACGATCAAGTGAAAGCCATTGAACAATATTTCCATATGAACGGATATGCGTACGAAACAGCGGATGTTGCCGTTCCAGGCGCCAATCAAGATTATGTCGACCAGTTTTTGTTTGAAACGAAACAAGGGTATTGCGACAACTTTTCCACCTCAATGGTCGTGCTCGTCCGAAGTCTAGGTATTCCCGCGCGTTGGGTGAAAGGCTATACATCAGGGCGGTGGGTCGGAGAGCAAAATGGATCCGAGCTTTATGAAGTGCGAAACAACGACGCGCATTCTTGGGTCGAGGTGTACTTTGAAGGCGTCGGCTGGGTGCCGTTTGAGCCTACACAAGGGTTTGTCAACCCGTATGCCTTTTCGCTTCCTGCTTCCAATGAAGAGCAACAGGCGCCGTCGTTGCAACCGGAACAACAGGAAACGCCGCGCGTGCCGATTGAACAATTGATCGAATCGTCGTCGCCGGAACAAGACCGCCATTGGTGGGAGAAGCTAGCCGACATCTGGTCATGGAAAACAGCGCTGATCGTGTTCGCTATGCTGGCCGCATCGGGTGGAACAATTTATGCGACAAGACGAAAATGGTGGCCGCGCCTTACGCTCCTTCGTTTTCGCCGTCGCCACGTTGACGGGCCGGAATGGCTTGTCCCCGCTTACTTGGCGTTGTTGCGTCAGTTGCACGACTACGGGCTGAGGCGAAAAGAAGATGAAACGTTGCGTCAGTACGCCATTCAAGTGGATCGTTTATTCGAAACCGATGAAATGGAACGGCTGACAAAATGGTATGAACAAGCGGTCTACGCCGCTAACAGCGGTCGGATAGACATCCGTGAGGTACGTCAATTGTGGGAAAATTTAATAAAAAGGACGATCTCTTGA
- the guaA gene encoding glutamine-hydrolyzing GMP synthase has translation MNQEMIVVLDFGSQYNQLITRRIREFGVYSELHPHTIRAEDIRALNAKGIIFSGGPNSVYDEQAFTCDPAIFELGLPILGICYGMQLMAHYLGGKVEKASHREYGKALIQVKNDSLLFRGLPDEQVVWMSHGDLVTAPPSGFIVDATSPSCPIAAMSDERRKWYGVQFHPEVRHSVYGNDVLKRFVFDVCGCRGDWTMENFIDEQVHRIRERVGGKKVLCALSGGVDSSVAAVLVHRAIGDQLTCIFVDHGLLRKGEAESVMKTFREQFHMNVIKVDAKERFLAKLKGVADPEQKRKIIGNEFIYVFDDEAAKLEGIEFLVQGTLYTDIIESGTATAQTIKSHHNVGGLPEDMKFELIEPLNTLFKDEVRALGTQLGIPDEIVWRQPFPGPGLGIRVLGEVTEEKLEIVRESDAILREEVKKAGLDREIWQYFTVLPDIRSVGVMGDARTYDYTVAIRAVTSIDGMTADWARIPWDVLERISTRIVNEVPHVNRVVYDITSKPPATIEWE, from the coding sequence ATGAACCAAGAAATGATCGTCGTATTGGACTTCGGAAGCCAATATAACCAACTGATTACCCGCCGCATCCGTGAATTTGGCGTCTACAGCGAACTGCACCCGCACACGATTCGTGCAGAGGACATCCGCGCGTTGAACGCCAAAGGGATCATTTTTTCCGGCGGCCCGAACAGTGTATATGATGAACAGGCGTTTACGTGCGACCCGGCAATTTTTGAACTTGGACTGCCGATTTTAGGGATTTGTTACGGGATGCAGCTCATGGCGCACTACTTAGGCGGCAAGGTGGAAAAGGCGTCACACCGTGAATACGGAAAAGCGCTCATCCAAGTGAAAAATGATTCGCTGCTATTTCGCGGGCTGCCGGACGAACAAGTTGTCTGGATGAGCCATGGCGATTTAGTGACAGCCCCGCCGTCCGGTTTTATCGTCGATGCGACAAGTCCTTCGTGCCCGATCGCCGCGATGAGTGATGAACGGCGGAAATGGTACGGGGTGCAATTCCATCCGGAAGTGCGCCATTCCGTCTATGGGAACGATGTATTGAAGCGGTTTGTCTTCGATGTATGTGGCTGCCGCGGCGACTGGACGATGGAAAACTTCATTGACGAGCAAGTGCACCGCATTCGTGAGCGAGTCGGCGGGAAAAAAGTGTTGTGCGCGTTAAGCGGCGGGGTCGATTCATCGGTCGCTGCTGTATTGGTGCATCGCGCCATCGGTGATCAGCTCACATGCATTTTTGTTGACCACGGCCTTCTTCGCAAAGGCGAAGCGGAAAGTGTCATGAAAACGTTCCGCGAGCAGTTCCACATGAACGTTATTAAAGTCGATGCGAAGGAGCGCTTCTTGGCGAAGCTCAAAGGGGTCGCTGACCCGGAACAAAAGCGGAAAATCATCGGCAACGAATTTATTTATGTGTTTGACGATGAAGCGGCTAAGCTTGAGGGCATTGAATTTTTAGTGCAAGGCACGCTTTATACGGACATTATTGAAAGCGGCACGGCAACGGCGCAAACGATCAAATCGCACCATAACGTCGGCGGCTTGCCGGAAGATATGAAATTTGAATTGATCGAGCCGCTCAATACGCTGTTTAAAGATGAAGTGCGCGCACTGGGCACCCAATTAGGAATTCCGGACGAAATTGTCTGGCGTCAGCCATTTCCGGGACCTGGCCTTGGCATCCGCGTCCTTGGCGAGGTGACGGAAGAAAAGTTGGAAATCGTCCGTGAATCGGATGCGATTTTGCGGGAAGAAGTGAAAAAAGCCGGGCTTGACCGTGAAATTTGGCAATACTTCACGGTTCTCCCTGACATCCGCAGCGTCGGGGTGATGGGGGATGCCCGCACGTACGATTATACGGTGGCCATCCGAGCGGTGACATCGATCGATGGGATGACCGCCGATTGGGCCCGCATTCCGTGGGATGTGCTGGAACGCATTTCAACGCGCATCGTGAACGAAGTGCCGCACGTCAACCGCGTCGTCTACGACATTACAAGCAAACCGCCGGCGACGATTGAGTGGGAGTAA
- a CDS encoding Hsp20/alpha crystallin family protein → MANENPFTPFSDWTKHWQQFFQNDFWGSIQPLLPSSNKSPSGMNIYKKDNELLVVISLPGLEKIEDAEVYVSYKTLEIKAAINLNFKGFDLVEEGIFQGRFEKTVPLPFPVKDDRIEATYHNGLLFIHLHRLIPEERKKKIVIQKGE, encoded by the coding sequence ATGGCCAATGAAAACCCATTCACACCGTTTTCCGATTGGACAAAGCACTGGCAACAATTTTTCCAAAACGATTTTTGGGGAAGCATCCAACCGCTGTTGCCATCATCCAATAAATCACCTTCAGGAATGAATATCTACAAAAAAGACAACGAACTGCTCGTTGTCATCAGCCTCCCAGGGCTGGAGAAAATCGAAGATGCGGAAGTGTATGTATCGTACAAAACGCTGGAAATCAAAGCGGCAATCAACTTGAACTTTAAAGGATTTGATTTAGTGGAAGAAGGCATTTTCCAAGGCCGATTCGAAAAAACGGTCCCTTTGCCGTTCCCCGTCAAGGACGATCGCATCGAGGCAACATACCATAACGGCTTATTGTTCATCCACCTGCACCGGCTTATCCCAGAGGAGCGGAAAAAGAAAATTGTCATCCAAAAAGGAGAGTAA
- the purE gene encoding 5-(carboxyamino)imidazole ribonucleotide mutase, producing the protein MSPLVGVIMGSRSDWETMKHACAILEELGVPFEKKVVSAHRTPDEMFRYAETAEERGIKVIIAGAGGAAHLPGMVAAKTTLPVIGVPVQSKALNGLDSLLSIVQMPGGVPVATVAIGKAGAMNAGLLAVSIVGLFEPRYMEALKARRESIRKQVVESSDQLD; encoded by the coding sequence ATGAGCCCGCTAGTTGGGGTGATCATGGGAAGCCGTTCAGATTGGGAAACGATGAAGCACGCCTGTGCGATTCTTGAAGAACTGGGCGTCCCGTTTGAGAAAAAAGTCGTGTCGGCGCACCGGACGCCGGATGAGATGTTCCGGTATGCGGAAACGGCGGAGGAGCGGGGCATTAAGGTGATTATCGCCGGGGCTGGTGGAGCGGCTCATTTGCCGGGGATGGTCGCGGCGAAGACGACGTTGCCGGTCATCGGCGTGCCGGTGCAGTCAAAGGCATTGAACGGGCTCGATTCGTTATTGTCGATCGTGCAAATGCCAGGCGGCGTGCCGGTGGCGACAGTGGCGATCGGCAAAGCAGGGGCGATGAATGCGGGGCTGCTCGCCGTGTCGATCGTTGGGCTGTTTGAGCCGCGCTATATGGAGGCGCTCAAAGCAAGGAGAGAATCGATTCGAAAACAAGTCGTGGAAAGCAGTGATCAACTTGACTAA
- a CDS encoding NCS2 family permease codes for MRKYFQFDELGTNYRTEIIAGLTTFLSMAYILFVNPFTLSLGAVKDFPNELRIDQGAVFVATALAAAYGSILMGVLARYPIALAPGMGLNAFFAFTVVLHMGIPWQTALAGVFVSGVIFTILTLTGVREKIIDAIPVELKYAVGSGIGLFITFIGLQNAGIIVNNDATLVGLSDLKDGNTLLAIFGLFITVVLMVKKVNGGVFYGMVITAVVGMIFGLIEVPKQIVGAIPDISPTFGVAIEHLPDIFSWKMLGVVLTFFIVDFFDATGTLLAVANQAGLLKNNKLPRAGKALLVDATAVMVGAVFGTSTTTSYIESSAGVAAGGRSGFSAVVTGILFLLALFFSPLLSVITAPVTAPALIIVGVLMASSIGEIDWKKFEVAVPAFFTLITMPLSYSIATGIAVGFIFYPITMILKGRGKEVHPLLYVLFVIFICYFIFLRE; via the coding sequence GTGAGAAAATATTTTCAATTTGACGAGCTCGGTACAAACTACCGGACGGAGATCATCGCCGGGTTGACGACATTTTTGTCGATGGCGTACATTTTGTTCGTCAACCCGTTTACGTTGTCGCTTGGTGCAGTCAAAGATTTTCCGAATGAACTGCGCATTGATCAAGGGGCAGTATTTGTTGCTACCGCTTTGGCGGCGGCGTACGGGTCGATTTTGATGGGGGTGTTGGCCCGCTATCCAATCGCCCTAGCGCCGGGGATGGGATTGAATGCCTTTTTCGCCTTTACGGTCGTCTTGCATATGGGGATTCCGTGGCAAACAGCGCTTGCGGGAGTTTTCGTCTCTGGGGTCATTTTTACGATTTTAACGCTGACGGGCGTCCGGGAAAAAATTATTGATGCCATTCCGGTCGAATTGAAATATGCCGTCGGTTCCGGAATCGGGCTGTTCATTACGTTCATCGGCTTGCAAAACGCCGGCATTATTGTCAATAACGACGCGACGTTAGTCGGGTTGAGTGATTTAAAAGATGGCAATACGCTGCTTGCGATTTTCGGTTTGTTTATCACCGTCGTCTTGATGGTGAAAAAAGTGAACGGCGGCGTTTTTTACGGTATGGTTATTACGGCTGTTGTCGGCATGATCTTCGGTTTAATTGAAGTGCCGAAACAAATTGTCGGCGCGATCCCGGACATTTCACCGACGTTTGGTGTCGCGATTGAACATTTGCCGGACATTTTCTCATGGAAAATGCTCGGTGTTGTCTTGACGTTCTTTATCGTCGACTTTTTCGATGCAACCGGCACGCTCCTGGCGGTTGCCAACCAAGCTGGGTTGTTGAAAAACAATAAGCTGCCGCGCGCCGGCAAAGCGCTGCTCGTTGACGCGACGGCTGTCATGGTCGGAGCGGTGTTTGGCACATCGACGACGACGTCGTACATCGAATCGTCGGCCGGTGTTGCTGCTGGAGGACGCTCGGGTTTTTCGGCGGTCGTGACAGGGATTTTGTTCCTGCTTGCTTTGTTCTTCTCGCCGCTGTTAAGCGTCATTACCGCGCCAGTTACGGCGCCAGCGCTCATCATCGTCGGGGTATTGATGGCCTCATCGATCGGTGAAATCGATTGGAAGAAGTTCGAAGTGGCTGTACCGGCGTTCTTTACATTGATTACGATGCCGCTTTCCTACAGCATCGCCACCGGCATCGCCGTCGGCTTCATCTTCTATCCGATCACGATGATCTTAAAAGGCCGCGGAAAAGAAGTGCATCCATTATTGTATGTGCTGTTTGTTATCTTTATCTGTTATTTTATCTTCTTGCGGGAATAG